A window of the Narcine bancroftii isolate sNarBan1 chromosome 4, sNarBan1.hap1, whole genome shotgun sequence genome harbors these coding sequences:
- the LOC138761714 gene encoding eIF5-mimic protein 2, with translation MNNPKQQKPTLTGQRFKTRKRDEKEKFEPTQFQDAIIQGLNESGGDLEAVSKFLDTSGARLDYRRYAETLFDILVAGGMLAPGGTIADNVTRTDVCVFAAQENLETIRTYAQVFNKLIRRYKYLERGFEDEIKKLLLFLKGFTESERTKLAMLTGILLGNGTLSSSILSSLFNENLVKEGVSAAFAVKLFKSWISEKDINAVAGSLRKVNMDNRLLELFPPNKQSYDHFVKYFTDASLKELADFVRNQQSLGARKELQKELQDQMARGDPLKEIITYAKEEMKKNSISEQTMISIVWNCVMGAVEWNKKEELLTEQAIKHLKQYSPLLAAFTTQGQSELTLLLKIQEYCYDNIQFIKAFQKIVVLFYKADVLSEEAILKWYREPNMAKGRSIFLEQMKKFVEWLKNAEEESESESEED, from the exons ATGAATAATCCAAAGCAGCAGAAGCCAACGCTAACTGGCCAGCGTTTTAAAACTAGGAAAAGAG ATGAAAAAGAGAAGTTTGAGCCTACCCAGTTCCAAGATGCTATCATCCAAGGTTTGAACGAAAGTGGTGGTGATTTGGAAGCAGTATCCAAGTTTTTGGATACCTCTGGAGCAAGGCTTGATTATCGCCGCTATGCCGAGACCCTGTTTGATATCCTGGTGGCTGGTGGGATGCTGG CCCCAGGTGGTACCATTGCTGATAACGTGACCCGCACTGATGTCTGTGTCTTTGCTGCTCAAGAAAACCTGGAGACCATACGTACGTATGCTCAG GTTTTCAATAAGCTGATCAGGCGTTACAAATACCTGGAGAGAGGATTTGAAGATGAGATAAAGAAG CTGCTATTATTTCTGAAAGGTTTCACAGAATCTGAACGAACCAAGCTAGCAATGCTGACTGGGATCTTGTTGGGCAATGGAACATTATCATCCTCTATTTTGAGCAGTCTCTTCAATGAGAATTTggttaaagaag GTGTTTCAGCGGCATTTGCTGTGAAACTATTCAAATCTTGGATATCTGAGAAGGACATCAATGCTGTTGCTGGGAGTCTTCGAAAGGTTAACATGGACAATAGATTGCTG GAACTATTCCCACCTAACAAACAAAGTTATGATCACTTTGTTAAGTACTTCACAGATGCCAGTTTAAAGGAACTTGCAGATTTTGTCCGTAATCAGCAATCTCTTGGTGCACGGAAAGAGCTTCAAAAGGAGCTCCAAGATCAAATGGCCCGTGGTGATCCCCTGAAAGAG ATTATCACGTATgccaaagaagaaatgaaaaaaaacagcatctctgaacagacaatgatcaGTATTGTCTGGAACTGTGTGATGGGTGCAGTGGAATGGAACAAGAAAGAGGAACTGCTAACAGAACAAGCCATTAAGCACTTAAAG CAATACAGCCCTCTCCTCGCTGCTTTCACCACCCAAGGTCAATCAGAGCTCACTTTACTGCTGAAGATTCAGGAATATTGTTATGACAACATTCAGTTCATCAAAGCCTTTCAGAAAATTGTGGTGCTTTTTTACAAAG CTGATGTCCTGAGTGAAGAAGCAATCTTGAAGTGGTACAGAGAACCTAATATGGCAAAAGGGAGAAGCATCTTCCTGGAGCAGATGAAGAAATTTGTCGAATGGCTCAAGAATGCTGAAGAAG AATCGGAGTCTGAAAGTGAAGAGGACTGA